The following are encoded together in the Arcticibacterium luteifluviistationis genome:
- a CDS encoding acyl-CoA thioesterase, translating into MKDINELIKLIELEELSPNIYVGHNYQAPWNRVFGGQVLSQAVSAAYKTVAKDRFAHSLHAYFLLAGDISIPIHYEVESIRDGGSFSTRRVVAKQNDVPIFITSISFQSKQEGFDHQIDMPNVVGPEGLKSDEDLVNKYKLFVPQNILQSIKTRPFEFRPVEKLNVFDRSTKPPYKHIWFKAKEKVEGGLDVHQTLLTYVSDYNLLTTATLPHTKGPIPKDLFMASLDHAMWFHRDFRIDEWMLYALDSPSASNTRGFTRGNIFTQKGKLVASVVQEGLIRKAKKGTLK; encoded by the coding sequence ATGAAAGATATCAACGAACTCATAAAACTAATTGAACTAGAAGAACTCTCACCCAACATTTATGTGGGTCATAACTATCAAGCTCCTTGGAATAGGGTTTTTGGTGGTCAAGTACTTTCTCAGGCAGTAAGTGCTGCTTATAAAACAGTAGCCAAAGATAGATTTGCTCATTCCCTACATGCCTACTTTCTATTGGCAGGAGACATTTCTATTCCTATTCATTACGAGGTTGAAAGTATAAGAGATGGCGGGAGTTTTAGTACCAGAAGAGTGGTTGCTAAGCAAAATGACGTTCCCATCTTTATTACCTCCATATCTTTTCAATCAAAACAAGAGGGTTTTGACCATCAAATTGACATGCCAAACGTGGTCGGGCCTGAAGGTTTAAAGTCTGACGAAGATTTGGTAAACAAATACAAGCTTTTTGTTCCCCAAAACATCCTTCAATCTATTAAAACACGTCCTTTTGAATTTAGACCTGTAGAAAAGTTAAATGTTTTTGACAGAAGCACCAAACCTCCTTACAAACACATTTGGTTTAAAGCGAAAGAAAAAGTAGAAGGCGGACTCGACGTACATCAGACACTCTTAACATATGTTTCCGATTATAATCTACTAACCACTGCCACCCTTCCACATACTAAAGGTCCTATTCCTAAAGATTTATTTATGGCTAGCCTTGACCATGCCATGTGGTTTCATCGTGATTTCAGAATTGACGAGTGGATGCTTTATGCCTTAGATAGCCCTAGTGCTTCAAATACTCGTGGATTTACCAGGGGAAATATCTTTACTCAAAAAGGTAAACTAGTAGCATCCGTAGTACAGGAAGGCTTAATCAGAAAAGCGAAAAAAGGAACATTGAAATAA
- the trpC gene encoding indole-3-glycerol phosphate synthase TrpC produces the protein MTILDTIVAQKKIEIANAQKTVSIPDLQATEHFKRKGLSLKASLTKTGSSGIIAEFKRKSPSKGFIKADADVAEITSGYSDAGAAGMSVLTDTEFFGGSKDDLLKARAANPNTPILRKDFMVDSYQIYEAKAWGADVILLIAACLDSEQIDTLSTKAHELGLEVLLEIHNEEELKKSPLKHIDVIGVNNRNLKNFAESNVNASLELIKVIPTEMVKISESCISQTATIKQLKDVGYQGFLIGENFMKTENPGAALDSFIKEIEAQ, from the coding sequence ATGACAATTCTTGACACCATAGTAGCACAAAAGAAAATTGAAATAGCAAACGCTCAGAAGACTGTCTCTATACCAGACCTTCAGGCAACAGAGCATTTCAAAAGAAAAGGTTTGTCGTTAAAGGCTTCTTTGACTAAAACTGGCTCCTCCGGAATCATTGCAGAATTCAAAAGGAAATCGCCTTCAAAAGGATTCATCAAAGCTGATGCTGACGTAGCGGAAATCACGTCTGGCTATAGCGATGCAGGTGCGGCAGGCATGAGTGTTTTGACAGACACGGAGTTTTTTGGTGGTAGTAAAGACGATTTACTAAAAGCTAGAGCCGCTAACCCAAATACGCCAATTCTTCGAAAAGATTTCATGGTAGACAGCTACCAAATCTATGAAGCTAAAGCGTGGGGAGCTGATGTCATTTTACTGATAGCAGCATGTCTAGATTCAGAGCAAATTGACACCTTAAGTACCAAAGCTCATGAGTTAGGCTTGGAGGTTTTATTAGAAATTCATAACGAAGAAGAGCTTAAAAAGAGTCCTTTGAAGCATATTGACGTCATTGGCGTAAATAACAGGAATTTGAAAAACTTTGCTGAAAGCAATGTAAACGCCTCTCTGGAACTTATAAAGGTTATACCAACAGAAATGGTTAAGATATCTGAAAGCTGCATTAGTCAAACGGCTACCATTAAGCAGCTAAAAGATGTTGGCTACCAAGGCTTTTTGATTGGTGAAAATTTCATGAAAACTGAGAACCCAGGAGCAGCACTTGATAGTTTTATAAAAGAAATAGAAGCTCAATGA
- the trpB gene encoding tryptophan synthase subunit beta gives MLQIENSAFAVNERGYYGNFGGAWIPEMLYPNVEELRKNYLDIIYRDEFQEEFNDLLKNYVGRPTPLYFANRLSEKYQTNIYLKREDLCHTGAHKVNNTIGQILLAKRLGKNKIVAETGAGQHGVATATVCALMGIECIVYMGEVDIERQAPNVARMKMLGAEVRPAKSGSRTLKDATNEAMRHWINNPMDTHYIIGSVVGPHPYPDMVARFQSVISEEIKKQLLEQTGNANPDYLVACVGGGSNAAGTYFHYLDEPSVKIIAAEAAGHGITTDKSAATTFLGKKGVLHGSKSLLMQTLDGQVVEPHSISAGLDYPGIGPMHAHLWESGRAKFYDATDEEALAAGFELTKLEGIIPAIESAHALAVLGKLNAGKDETVVVSLSGRGDKDLATYMKHI, from the coding sequence ATGTTGCAAATAGAGAATTCAGCTTTTGCTGTAAACGAAAGAGGATATTACGGAAACTTTGGCGGAGCGTGGATTCCTGAAATGCTTTATCCTAATGTGGAAGAGCTTCGCAAAAACTACCTAGACATCATTTATAGGGACGAATTTCAAGAGGAATTTAACGACCTTTTAAAAAATTATGTAGGTAGGCCTACGCCCTTATACTTTGCCAACAGGCTCTCAGAAAAGTATCAGACAAACATATACCTCAAAAGAGAGGATTTGTGCCACACAGGTGCTCACAAAGTAAACAACACCATAGGGCAAATATTACTAGCCAAAAGGCTGGGTAAAAATAAAATAGTAGCTGAAACTGGTGCAGGACAGCATGGTGTAGCCACCGCTACTGTATGTGCTCTAATGGGCATAGAATGCATAGTGTACATGGGAGAGGTGGATATAGAACGCCAAGCTCCAAACGTGGCAAGAATGAAAATGCTAGGTGCCGAGGTTAGACCTGCCAAAAGTGGCTCTAGAACCTTAAAAGATGCTACCAACGAAGCCATGCGTCATTGGATTAATAATCCTATGGATACGCATTACATTATTGGCTCGGTGGTGGGTCCTCACCCCTACCCAGACATGGTGGCGAGGTTTCAATCGGTTATTTCAGAAGAAATAAAAAAACAGCTTTTAGAGCAAACAGGAAATGCAAACCCTGACTATTTGGTGGCTTGTGTAGGTGGTGGCTCTAATGCGGCTGGTACCTATTTCCATTACCTAGACGAACCTTCTGTTAAGATAATTGCTGCGGAAGCTGCTGGTCATGGTATCACCACAGATAAGTCTGCGGCTACTACATTTCTTGGCAAAAAAGGTGTTTTACATGGCAGCAAAAGTCTATTGATGCAAACATTGGACGGTCAGGTGGTAGAACCTCACTCTATATCTGCTGGTTTAGACTACCCAGGTATTGGACCCATGCACGCTCACCTTTGGGAATCTGGCAGAGCCAAGTTTTATGATGCCACAGATGAAGAAGCTTTAGCTGCAGGTTTTGAATTGACAAAACTCGAAGGCATTATTCCTGCCATAGAATCTGCCCATGCTTTGGCCGTTTTAGGAAAGCTAAACGCAGGCAAAGACGAAACAGTGGTGGTGAGCCTTTCTGGAAGAGGTGATAAAGACTTAGCAACTTACATGAAACATATATAA
- a CDS encoding DUF3467 domain-containing protein has protein sequence MTKNTKANDQQINIELSEEMAEGVYANLAMIAHSNSEFVIDFIRLMPGVPKAKVKSRVILTPEHAQRLLVALQDNISKYEDNFGEIRESNESVPFPMNFGGPMGEA, from the coding sequence ATGACAAAAAACACAAAAGCTAACGACCAACAGATTAACATTGAACTTTCTGAAGAAATGGCCGAAGGGGTATATGCTAACCTTGCTATGATCGCTCACTCTAACTCAGAATTTGTCATTGATTTCATAAGATTAATGCCTGGCGTACCTAAAGCAAAGGTCAAGTCTAGGGTAATACTCACCCCTGAACATGCCCAAAGGCTGCTTGTTGCTTTACAAGACAATATCAGCAAGTATGAAGACAATTTTGGCGAAATAAGAGAGAGTAATGAGTCCGTCCCGTTTCCCATGAACTTTGGTGGACCCATGGGAGAGGCTTAA
- the rpsG gene encoding 30S ribosomal protein S7 translates to MRKRKPPKRYVLPDPKFRDANVTKFVNNLMIQGKKSLAYSIFYGALELVEKRTEENGLETWKKALNNVSPSVEVKSRRVGGATFQVPIEVRVERRQSLGMKWLISYARKRGEKTITERLAGEIIAAGKGEGAAVKKKDDVHRMADANKAFSHFRMR, encoded by the coding sequence ATGAGAAAAAGAAAACCGCCAAAACGTTACGTATTGCCTGATCCTAAGTTCAGAGATGCTAACGTTACAAAATTTGTAAATAACTTGATGATTCAAGGTAAAAAAAGCTTGGCGTACAGCATTTTTTACGGTGCATTAGAATTAGTTGAAAAAAGAACTGAGGAAAATGGCCTTGAAACATGGAAAAAAGCATTAAACAATGTTTCTCCATCTGTTGAAGTAAAAAGCCGTCGTGTAGGTGGTGCTACTTTTCAGGTGCCTATCGAGGTTCGTGTAGAAAGACGTCAGTCTTTAGGCATGAAGTGGCTTATTAGCTACGCTAGGAAACGTGGAGAAAAAACCATCACAGAACGTTTAGCTGGTGAGATTATCGCAGCAGGTAAAGGTGAAGGTGCAGCCGTTAAGAAAAAAGACGATGTGCACAGAATGGCAGACGCAAACAAAGCATTCTCTCACTTCAGAATGAGATAA
- the rpsL gene encoding 30S ribosomal protein S12, which produces MPTIQQLVRKGREQLKHKSKSPALDSCPQRRGVCTRVYTTTPKKPNSALRKVARVRLTNQKEVNAYIPGEGHNLQEHSIVLIRGGRIKDLPGVRYHIVRGALDTAGVASRMQGRSKYGAKRPKAAKK; this is translated from the coding sequence ATGCCTACTATACAACAGTTAGTAAGAAAAGGAAGAGAGCAGCTTAAGCATAAGTCGAAATCTCCTGCATTGGATTCTTGCCCACAGCGTCGTGGCGTTTGTACACGTGTTTACACTACTACTCCTAAGAAGCCAAACTCGGCCCTTAGAAAAGTAGCTCGTGTGAGACTTACAAACCAAAAAGAAGTGAACGCATACATTCCGGGTGAAGGTCACAATCTACAAGAGCACTCTATCGTATTGATAAGAGGTGGTAGAATTAAGGATCTTCCTGGTGTACGTTATCACATCGTTCGTGGAGCATTGGATACAGCAGGTGTAGCGAGCAGAATGCAAGGTCGTTCTAAGTATGGTGCTAAGAGACCTAAAGCAGCCAAAAAGTAG
- the fusA gene encoding elongation factor G: MARDLKYTRNIGIAAHIDAGKTTTTERILYYGGVSHKIGEVHDGAATMDWMEQEQERGITITSAATTLDWKYKEQNYHMNIIDTPGHVDFTVEVNRSLRVLDGLVFLFSAVDGVEPQSETNWRLANNYNVARLGFVNKMDRQGADFLNVCAQVKEMLGSNAVPLQLPIGNEENFEGVVDLVYNRGIVWNEEDKGMTFTEVPIPADMVDDVAHWRENLLESVASADESLMEKFFEDPESISAEEIINALRIATISMDIVPMLCGSAFKNKGVQTMLDYVMELLPSPLDRDGIVGTHPETEEKIKRQPDSSEPFSALAFKIATDPFVGRLCFIRSYSGTLPSGSYILNNRNGKKERISRIFQMHANKQNQIDELQAGDIAAVVGFKDIKTGDTLSDVDHPIVFESMNFPDPVIGYAIEPKKTADQDKFGNAIAKLIEEDPTLQVETNEETGQTIMKGMGELHLDIIIDRMRREFKVEINQGAPQVAYKEALTKLYEGREVYKKQSGGRGKFADIVYSMGPVDEPEEGKEIVPGLQFENKIVGGSIPREFIPSVEKGFREAMKNGPLAGFPVDSMKVSLVHGSFHDVDSDSFSFEMAARLAFRNSGKEAGAKLLEPVMAVEILTPDEYTGPITGDMNRRRGIMKGMDTKQGSQVIKASVPLSELFGYVTDLRTISSGRATANLTFSHYDFVPQSLAEDVIKKEKGL, encoded by the coding sequence ATGGCTCGCGATTTAAAATACACAAGAAATATTGGTATTGCCGCTCATATTGATGCAGGTAAGACTACAACTACAGAACGTATCCTTTATTACGGAGGAGTTAGTCACAAGATTGGAGAAGTTCATGACGGTGCTGCTACGATGGACTGGATGGAGCAAGAGCAAGAAAGAGGTATTACCATTACTTCTGCTGCTACTACGCTAGACTGGAAGTACAAAGAGCAGAATTATCACATGAACATCATTGACACACCTGGTCACGTAGACTTTACGGTGGAGGTGAATAGATCATTGAGAGTTTTGGATGGTCTTGTATTCTTGTTTTCTGCTGTTGATGGTGTAGAGCCACAGTCTGAAACTAACTGGAGACTAGCAAACAACTATAATGTTGCTCGTTTAGGTTTCGTAAATAAAATGGACCGTCAAGGTGCAGATTTCTTAAACGTGTGTGCACAGGTTAAAGAAATGTTAGGAAGTAACGCCGTACCTCTTCAGTTACCTATCGGAAACGAAGAGAATTTTGAAGGTGTTGTTGATCTTGTTTACAATAGAGGTATTGTTTGGAACGAGGAAGATAAAGGAATGACTTTTACGGAAGTGCCTATTCCTGCTGACATGGTAGATGATGTTGCTCATTGGAGAGAGAATCTATTGGAATCAGTAGCGTCTGCTGATGAGTCATTGATGGAGAAGTTTTTTGAAGATCCTGAGTCTATTAGTGCTGAGGAAATTATCAATGCACTTAGAATAGCTACAATTAGCATGGACATCGTTCCAATGCTTTGTGGTTCTGCCTTTAAAAACAAAGGTGTTCAAACGATGTTGGATTATGTGATGGAACTTTTACCTTCTCCTTTAGATAGAGACGGTATTGTAGGTACACATCCTGAGACAGAAGAGAAAATCAAACGTCAGCCAGATAGTTCTGAGCCGTTTTCGGCATTGGCATTTAAAATTGCAACAGATCCATTTGTAGGTCGTCTTTGCTTTATTCGTTCTTATTCAGGTACATTACCTTCTGGGTCATATATCTTGAACAACAGAAACGGTAAAAAAGAACGTATCTCAAGAATTTTCCAAATGCACGCCAACAAGCAAAATCAAATTGATGAATTGCAAGCTGGTGATATTGCTGCGGTAGTAGGGTTTAAAGATATCAAAACTGGAGATACATTATCTGATGTAGATCATCCAATCGTTTTTGAATCAATGAATTTCCCAGATCCAGTAATTGGATATGCTATTGAGCCTAAGAAAACTGCTGATCAAGATAAATTTGGTAACGCTATTGCGAAACTAATTGAGGAAGATCCAACACTTCAAGTAGAGACTAACGAAGAAACTGGTCAAACTATCATGAAAGGTATGGGTGAGCTTCACCTTGATATCATTATTGATAGAATGCGTCGTGAGTTTAAAGTTGAAATTAACCAAGGTGCTCCTCAGGTTGCATACAAAGAGGCTTTAACAAAACTTTACGAAGGAAGAGAAGTTTATAAGAAACAATCTGGTGGTCGTGGTAAGTTTGCAGACATTGTTTATTCAATGGGACCTGTAGATGAGCCAGAAGAAGGAAAAGAGATTGTTCCTGGCTTACAGTTTGAAAATAAAATTGTTGGTGGTTCTATTCCAAGAGAATTTATCCCTTCTGTAGAGAAAGGCTTTAGAGAGGCTATGAAAAATGGTCCTTTAGCTGGTTTCCCAGTTGATAGTATGAAAGTATCTCTTGTTCATGGTTCTTTCCATGACGTGGATTCTGACTCATTCTCTTTTGAAATGGCGGCTCGTTTAGCGTTCCGTAATTCAGGTAAAGAAGCTGGTGCTAAATTATTGGAGCCAGTTATGGCTGTTGAGATTTTAACTCCAGATGAGTATACAGGTCCTATCACAGGTGATATGAACCGTAGAAGAGGTATCATGAAAGGAATGGATACTAAGCAAGGTTCTCAAGTAATCAAGGCTTCTGTTCCTCTTTCTGAATTATTCGGTTACGTAACTGACCTTAGAACTATTTCTTCAGGTCGTGCAACAGCCAACTTGACTTTCTCTCATTACGATTTCGTTCCGCAAAGTCTTGCAGAAGATGTAATCAAGAAAGAAAAAGGTTTGTAG
- the tgt gene encoding tRNA guanosine(34) transglycosylase Tgt, with product MKFELKTTDPGSKARAGKITTDHGEILTPIFMPVGTAGTVKGVHQRELKDDIHAQIILGNTYHLYLRPGLDIIQKAGGLHGFNGWDKPLLTDSGGYQVFSLKEMRKITEEGAKFSSHIDGSKHMFSPEYVMDIQRIIGADIIMAFDECTPYPCDYGYAENSMHMTHRWLKRCIKRFDETEPIYDHTQSLFPIVQGSVYPDLRKQSAEFIAEQNREGNAIGGLSVGEPAEDMYAMLEVVNDILPKEKPRYLMGVGTPENILEGIALGTDMFDCVMPTRNARNGMLFTTEGIINIRNKKWEDDFSPIDPNLDCYSSKFYTKAYLKHLIKCKEMLGSQIASVHNLAFYIWLVEQAREHILAGDFATWKPKAIKQFMTRL from the coding sequence ATGAAATTTGAGCTAAAAACCACAGACCCGGGAAGTAAAGCAAGGGCCGGAAAAATCACTACCGATCATGGCGAAATATTGACGCCTATCTTTATGCCCGTAGGAACTGCTGGCACAGTAAAGGGCGTACATCAACGAGAACTAAAAGATGATATTCACGCTCAAATCATTCTTGGAAACACCTACCATCTGTATCTTCGACCAGGCTTAGATATTATTCAGAAAGCAGGAGGCCTTCACGGTTTTAACGGCTGGGACAAGCCTCTTTTGACAGATAGTGGCGGCTACCAAGTTTTCTCACTAAAAGAAATGAGAAAAATCACTGAAGAGGGTGCCAAATTCAGTTCACATATTGATGGCTCCAAACATATGTTTTCTCCCGAATATGTCATGGACATTCAGCGAATAATAGGTGCAGATATCATTATGGCTTTTGATGAGTGCACCCCCTACCCTTGTGATTATGGTTATGCAGAAAACTCGATGCACATGACGCACCGATGGCTAAAAAGATGCATAAAACGATTTGATGAAACAGAACCAATTTATGACCATACCCAGTCACTCTTTCCAATAGTTCAGGGTAGTGTTTATCCAGACTTACGAAAACAATCAGCAGAGTTTATTGCGGAGCAAAACAGAGAAGGCAATGCAATAGGTGGGCTTTCTGTAGGTGAACCAGCTGAAGATATGTATGCCATGCTAGAAGTGGTAAATGACATTTTACCAAAGGAAAAACCTCGTTACTTAATGGGAGTGGGTACTCCGGAAAACATTCTGGAGGGTATTGCCTTAGGTACTGACATGTTTGACTGTGTGATGCCAACCCGAAATGCCAGAAATGGTATGCTTTTTACCACGGAAGGGATTATCAATATTAGAAACAAAAAATGGGAGGATGACTTTTCTCCAATAGACCCTAACTTAGATTGCTACTCATCTAAGTTCTATACCAAAGCCTATTTAAAACACCTTATTAAATGCAAAGAAATGCTGGGTTCTCAGATTGCCAGTGTGCATAATCTAGCCTTCTACATCTGGTTAGTAGAGCAGGCTCGTGAACATATTCTGGCCGGTGACTTTGCCACTTGGAAGCCGAAAGCCATCAAACAATTTATGACTCGATTATAA
- a CDS encoding glycosyltransferase produces MIWDYIFPAIFGTAVFIQLIYLLFVFTALLKDEPVTEEKQKTPSVSIIVAAWNELVNLKELLPLLDNQDYPDFEIVVVDDRSSDGTYDYLRTNEGEYKNLLFVNVKALPEHFTAKKYAVTMGIKKATKEVILLTDADCRPLSKNWIREMAAKLKDDKEVVLGFSPYNKYPGLLNAFIRYETFQTALQYMSFAKVGMPFMGVGRNLMYRRECFWQNKGFSTHMGLLSGDDDLFINEVSKSNNTEISLNYDSYVSSEPKTTFDSWVTQKRRHLSVGKKYKARDKFSIAMLWLSFLACWFFIIPAFVAEPSWFVLPDWMRVSEQWLDSIGWQQYTPYTNWMRVVTGVFISWLLLRWLILSLTNKKLGLTVSSGKILLLDFLYFAYLVIFGMMSLFSNPKKIKWR; encoded by the coding sequence GTGATCTGGGATTATATTTTTCCGGCAATTTTTGGAACAGCTGTCTTTATTCAGCTGATTTATCTGCTTTTCGTTTTTACCGCTCTTTTAAAAGACGAGCCGGTAACTGAAGAAAAACAGAAGACGCCAAGTGTTTCTATAATTGTGGCGGCTTGGAATGAACTTGTCAATTTGAAAGAGCTTTTACCGCTTTTAGATAATCAAGATTACCCAGATTTTGAAATTGTAGTAGTAGACGATAGATCATCTGATGGTACGTATGATTACCTAAGAACGAATGAAGGTGAATACAAAAACCTCTTGTTTGTTAATGTAAAAGCTTTACCGGAACACTTTACTGCTAAGAAATATGCAGTAACTATGGGTATTAAAAAGGCAACTAAGGAAGTGATTTTACTTACTGACGCCGATTGTAGACCACTAAGCAAAAACTGGATAAGAGAAATGGCTGCCAAGCTGAAGGACGACAAAGAAGTGGTTCTTGGTTTTTCTCCTTATAATAAATACCCAGGACTATTGAATGCCTTTATTAGATATGAGACATTCCAAACAGCTTTACAGTACATGTCTTTTGCTAAAGTAGGAATGCCTTTTATGGGTGTGGGTAGAAACCTTATGTATAGAAGGGAATGTTTTTGGCAAAACAAAGGCTTCTCCACACATATGGGTTTGCTGAGCGGAGATGATGACCTTTTCATAAACGAAGTATCTAAAAGTAATAATACAGAAATTTCGCTGAACTACGACTCTTATGTTAGTTCTGAACCAAAAACGACGTTTGACTCTTGGGTTACTCAAAAACGAAGACACCTTTCAGTAGGGAAAAAGTATAAGGCAAGAGATAAATTTAGTATAGCTATGCTATGGTTAAGCTTTTTGGCTTGCTGGTTTTTTATTATTCCGGCATTTGTAGCTGAACCTTCATGGTTTGTTTTACCTGATTGGATGCGAGTTTCGGAACAGTGGCTTGATAGTATAGGCTGGCAACAGTATACGCCATATACTAATTGGATGAGGGTAGTTACTGGAGTTTTTATTTCTTGGTTATTACTTCGATGGTTAATTTTGTCATTGACTAATAAGAAACTTGGCCTTACGGTAAGTTCAGGTAAGATTCTACTTTTAGATTTTTTATATTTTGCTTATTTGGTGATTTTTGGGATGATGTCTTTGTTTTCCAATCCTAAGAAAATCAAGTGGAGATAA
- a CDS encoding phosphoribosylanthranilate isomerase, producing MNLKLKVCGMRDSQNIKDVLTVKPDYMGFIFFHKSPRNLAGNWSPEILQDFPNSTKKVGVFVNETLEVVIDKVKKYKLDMVQLHGSESVVYCQKLQSLKISVMKAFSVDEDFDFETVTPYQKVCTQFLFDTKAKGGYGGHGKTFDWSLLDQYTLDTPFLLAGGIDLSNMEELKNIGNPALTGIDVNSKFEIEPALKDIEKLRQLRKALDGLNSN from the coding sequence ATGAATTTGAAACTTAAAGTCTGTGGTATGAGAGACAGCCAAAACATAAAAGATGTTTTGACAGTCAAACCAGACTATATGGGTTTTATTTTCTTTCATAAGTCTCCGCGGAACTTAGCGGGAAACTGGTCTCCAGAAATACTTCAAGATTTCCCAAATAGCACAAAGAAGGTTGGTGTTTTTGTGAATGAAACCTTAGAAGTTGTCATAGATAAAGTAAAAAAGTATAAGCTAGACATGGTGCAGCTTCATGGCAGTGAGTCTGTGGTTTATTGTCAAAAGTTACAGAGCCTTAAAATTTCAGTAATGAAGGCCTTCTCGGTAGATGAGGACTTTGACTTTGAAACCGTAACACCTTATCAAAAAGTATGTACTCAGTTTCTTTTTGACACCAAGGCCAAAGGTGGCTACGGTGGTCATGGAAAAACTTTCGATTGGTCTTTATTAGACCAATACACTTTAGACACGCCCTTCTTATTGGCCGGAGGCATAGACCTCAGCAATATGGAGGAATTAAAAAACATTGGCAATCCTGCTTTAACGGGCATTGATGTTAATAGCAAGTTTGAAATTGAACCTGCTTTGAAAGATATAGAAAAATTGCGTCAGCTGAGAAAAGCTTTAGATGGATTAAACAGTAATTAA
- the rsmG gene encoding 16S rRNA (guanine(527)-N(7))-methyltransferase RsmG, whose product MDIILKYFPDLTEKQKGEFAQLLDLYTLWNSQINVISRKDVDALYEKHVLHSLGIAKVYQFAPNSKVLDVGTGGGFPGIPLAIMFPEVQFHLVDSIGKKIKVVNEVAEALGLKNVTAQHERAENVKGKYDFIVSRAVTRMKPFIAWIHQKFESRSINSLDNGILYLKGGDLEEELNEAKCPYQEHLLADFFEEEFFETKKVIYVPFS is encoded by the coding sequence ATGGACATTATATTAAAATACTTTCCAGATTTAACAGAGAAGCAGAAGGGCGAATTTGCTCAGTTGCTTGACCTTTATACGCTTTGGAATTCTCAAATCAATGTTATTTCTAGAAAAGATGTGGATGCTTTGTACGAAAAGCATGTGCTTCATTCTTTAGGAATAGCGAAGGTTTATCAGTTTGCACCAAACTCAAAGGTTTTAGATGTTGGAACTGGCGGTGGTTTTCCAGGTATTCCATTGGCCATTATGTTTCCTGAAGTTCAGTTTCATTTAGTAGACTCTATTGGAAAGAAAATTAAGGTAGTTAATGAAGTTGCGGAAGCACTTGGCTTGAAGAATGTAACAGCTCAGCATGAACGTGCAGAGAATGTTAAAGGAAAATATGACTTTATAGTAAGTCGTGCGGTAACCAGAATGAAGCCATTTATTGCCTGGATTCATCAAAAGTTTGAATCTAGATCTATTAATTCACTAGATAATGGAATCCTTTATTTAAAAGGAGGAGACTTGGAAGAAGAACTCAACGAAGCAAAATGCCCTTACCAAGAGCATTTGCTTGCTGATTTTTTTGAAGAAGAGTTCTTTGAGACTAAGAAAGTTATTTACGTACCCTTTTCTTAA
- a CDS encoding TonB-dependent receptor plug domain-containing protein, translating to MEKIILVSLSILLFSSCRNRPSSSNNSNYETNNVVDDGFTKKDRRSSSSSAKSLKVDDENVTIENYLRQMPGLNVNGSGYNASVTVRGVKTMYGASEVLFVVDGVPLSGGLGEVQALVQVRDIANLTILKDGSATALYGNRGGNGVIIIKTKK from the coding sequence ATGGAAAAGATAATTCTTGTATCGCTATCTATTTTACTATTCAGTTCTTGTAGAAACAGGCCATCCTCCTCCAATAATTCCAACTACGAAACAAACAATGTAGTAGACGATGGCTTTACAAAGAAGGACAGACGTTCTAGCTCAAGTTCGGCTAAGTCGCTAAAAGTTGATGATGAGAATGTCACTATAGAAAATTATCTTCGACAAATGCCTGGTTTAAATGTAAATGGATCAGGTTACAATGCAAGTGTAACGGTTAGAGGGGTTAAGACGATGTATGGAGCTTCGGAAGTTCTTTTTGTGGTGGATGGAGTTCCTTTAAGTGGTGGTTTAGGAGAAGTACAGGCATTAGTTCAAGTTAGAGATATAGCAAATTTGACAATACTTAAAGATGGATCGGCTACTGCCTTATATGGCAATAGGGGCGGTAATGGAGTCATTATCATAAAAACTAAAAAGTGA